From the Burkholderia sp. WP9 genome, the window GTCAGCAAGGATTCCACCGTCACGTCCGACGGGCGCGTCACGAATGGCAAGGCCATGTTCGGCATGACCGGCGGCAACATCCAGCCGAGCCGCTGGGGTCTGCGCGGTGTCGAAGATCTGGGTGGCGGACTGAAAACGGTCTTCAACCTGGAGAGCGGTTTCAACATTGCCAACGGCAACCAGGCGGTGTCCAACAAGCTGTTCAACCGTCAGGCGTACGTCGGCCTGTCCAACGATTACGGCACGGTTTCGTTCGGCCGCCAGTACGACTCCGTAGTCGACTATCTTGCACCGCTCACGGCGGCCGGCAGCTGGGGCGGCACGTATTTCGCGCATCCGGGCGACAACGACAACGCCAACTCCTCGATTAGCGTCAACAACTCGGTCAAGTTCCAGAGCGCGAACTACGGCGGCTTCTCAATGAGTGGCCTGTACGGCTTCTCGAACAATGCGGGCTTCGCCGACAACCGGGCGTACAGCGTCGGCGCGGGTTACCGCAACGGTGGCTTGCAACTGGGTGCGGCCTATCTCCAGTACCAGGGCATGGACCTGAACCAGAGCAATGGCGCGGTTAGTGGCGGCACCTTCGCGGCGTCCGCCATCAGCGGCGTTCAGAATCAACGCACCTGGGGTCTCGGCGGAAGCTACGCATTCGGTCCGGTCATTCTTGGCACCGTATTTACGCAAAGCCGCTTCCAGGACAAGTTTTCGGATATCTCGGTTCGCTATAACAACTACGAGGTCAATGCACGCTACAACCTGACGCCGGAACTGGGTCTGGGCGCCGCCTACACCTACACGCAGGCATTGCGCGCGGCGCCGGGCACTAGCGACACGAATACCGGCGCGGCCCACTGGAATCAGTTCGGACTGCAGGCTGACTACTCGCTGTCCAGGCGTACCGACGTTTATGCGGAAGCGGTCACGCAGCTTGGCGCGAACAACGGTCGCGGCCTGAACACCGTGCAGATCAACGGCACCTCGGCGCCGTCCACGGCGAGCAATCAGTTCCTCGTGACCACGGGCATCCGTCACCGGTTCTGATCTGACTGCTGTTTCCGTTTGCCGGGCTGATGCGACCGACCATGTCTTTCGGGGTGTGAGCGGTTTCCAGCCAGCGCAATTGATTCGCGCACAACTAACGGCCGCGCCTTGCGGCGCGGTCACACGCAATCAATTGCTTTGGCGCGCATGCCCGGCTGTTGAACTATTTTTCACGGACCGTTCATGCCAGTTTTGCTGTTGCGCTGCCTGATTCGCTCGTTGAACGCACCGAAACGCCTGCTCGGTGAGACGCGGGGACGGCCGGCGCTTATGTTGGGTCTGTTCGCTTTACTCACCGCCTGCGGCAAGCCCGCCGCTCCCGAAGCCTCCCAGCCGGTCGACGTAACGGTCACGACCGTGGCGCCACGTGATACGCCCGTGGACTTCGAGTTTGTTGCCCAGACCCAAAGCTCGCGCGCCGTGGAAATTCGCGCCCGCGTGGATGGTTTTCTCGACAAGCGAGCCTACACGGAAGGCGAGATGGTTCGTCAGGGGCAGACGCTCTTTCTGATGGATCCCAAGCCATTCGAGGCCGCGTTGCAATCGGCACAGGGCGCGCTGGCCCAGCAGCAGGCACGGCTCGGTGTCGCGAAGGCGAATCTCGCGCGCGTCGTGCCTCTCGCCGCGCAGAACGCCTTGAGCAAGAAGGATCTCGATGATGCGACCGGCAGCGAGCGCGAGGCCGCGGCCGCGGTCATTGCCGCGAAAGGGCAGGTTGAGGCCGCGCGATTGAACCTCGGCTACACCACGATCAAGTCGCCGCTCGCCGGCTTGTCGAGTTATGCAAGACAGCAGGAAGGCAGCTATGTCACGCCGGCCCAGTCTGGCCTGTTGACGTACGTGTACCAGATGGATCCGATGTGGGTCGAATTCAGCATCTCGGAGAACGAGATGCTGCGGTATCGCGACCAGATTTCAAAAGGCCAGTTGCGCTTTCCCGCTAACGACCAGTTCGAGATCACGCTGTTGCTGGCTGACGGTTCGACGTTTCCCGCGCGCGGGCGTATCGACTTTGCCAATCCCGTGTTCAGTGCGCAAACAGGCACGTTCCTCGTACGAGCCGTATTCGCCAATGAAAAAGGTGCGTTGCGTCCCGGCCAGTTCGTGCGCGCGAGGGTGTCCGGCGCCGTGCGGCCGAATGCCGTTCTGCTTCCCCAGCGGGCCGTGCAGCAGGGCGTAAAAAGCCATTTCGTATGGACGGTCGACAAAGACAACAAACCTCGCCAACGGGTCGTCGAGATGGGCGAATGGCAGGGCGATGACTGCTTTATCAACGACGGCTTGCGCGCTGGCGACAGAGTCGTTGTGGACGGGGCGCTGCGGTTGTCACCCAATGCGGCGATCAGCATAACGGGGAATGCTTCTTCCGTGGAGCATCGCGCCAAAGTCATGCCGCCCGTTGCGCAACAGCAATCCGAACAAAACTCCGCGCGTTAATCCCGCGTTAACTGTGCGGACTAACTCTGCGCTCCAGGCGGCAAACCGGATGAAGCTCTCCCATTACTGTATCGACAGGCCGATCTTTGCGTCGGTCATCTCCATCGTCATCGCGCTTGGCGGCCTGTTGGCCATGTTTGCCTTGCCCGTCGCCCAGTACCCGGACATCACGCCGCCGCAAATCACGATTACCGCCAGCTACCCGGGCGCCAGTGCCGACGTGGTGGCGAACAACGTTGCCGCGCCTATCGAGCAGCAGGTCAACGGTGCGGACAACATGATCTACATGACCTCGTCGAGTTCGTCGACCGGCAGTTTGACGATCAACGCGTTCTTCCGCAACGGCACCAATCCGGATCTGGCTCAGGTGGACGTGCAGAACCGCGTCAACCTCGCGTTGCCGCAATTGCCGCAGTCCGTGCAATCGCAGGGCGTGCAGGTGCAGAAGAAATCGTCCGCGTTCATGATGGTCGTCGCGGTGTACTCGCCCGATAACCGCTTCGATTCGACTTACGTCGCCAACTACGCGAACGTGTACGTGCTCGATGCGCTCAAGCGCATTCCGGGCGCGAACCAGGCCAGCATCTTCGGCACACCCGACTACGCGATGCGTATCTGGTTGCGCCCGGATCGCATGGCGCAGCTCGGTATTACGGCTACCGACGTGCAAAACGCGGTGGCGAACCAGAATCAGCAGTTCGCAGTCGGGCGTCTCGGCCAGGCGCCGACGGGCCTGCCAGTGGAACAGTCGTTCGCGGTGACGACGAGCGGGCGCCTCGCCAACCCCGCCGAATTCGACAACATCATTATTCGCGCGTCGAGCAACGGCGCGGCGATCGTCCGTTTAAAAGACGTCGGCCGGGCCGAACTCGGGCAGAAAGACTATTCGATACGCAGCCGGTTCCAGGGCAAGCCCGCTACGGTGATCGCGATCTATCAACAGCCCGGCGCCAATGCGCTGGATGTATCGAAGCAGGTGCGCGCAACGCTGGCTGAGATGAAACGGTCGTTCCCGGAGGGTATCGACTACAACATCGCAATGGATACCACCGACTTCACGCGAGCGTCGATCGCGGACGTGGTGAAGACTTTCTTCGAAGCCGTCGTGCTGGTGGTGATCGTCGTATTCATGTTCTTGCAGAGCTTTCGCGCCACGCTGATTCCGGTGCTGGCGGTGCCGGTCTCGATCCTCGGGACGTTCATGGGCATGGCCGCTCTGGGTTTCTCGATCAACATGCTGACCATGTTCGGCATGGTGCTGGCAATCGGCATCGTGGTGGACGATGCGATCGTCGTGATCGAGAACGTCGAGCGCAACATGCGCAAGTCCGGCCTCTCGCCGAACGCGGCGGCCAAGCGAGCCATGGATGAAGTATCGGGCCCGGTCGTCACGATCGTGCTGGTCATGTGCGCGGTATTCGTGCCGGTTGCATTTCTGGGCGGCATTACCGGGCAGATGTACAAGCAGTTTGCCATCACCATTGCGATTTCCGTGGTCCTTTCCGGCGTCGTGGCCCTGACATTGTCGCCAGCGCTCGCTGCGGTGCTGCTGAAACCGCAAGCGCATGCAAAACATCGTTTTTTCAGGTGGTTCGATATCGCCTTCGCTCAGGTCACGGCGGGCTATGGCCGCGCCGTGTCGCTCACCATCAGACGCTTTGGCGTTGCGCTGCTGCTATTCGCCGGCATGCTCCTGCTCGCCGTCACGATGATGCGCTCCATTCCGCACGCTTTCCTGCCGCCTGAAGATCAGGGCTACCTGCTCGGCGCAGTCATCATGCCCGATTCGGCGAGTCTCGATCGCACCGGGCGGGTGTCGTCGCGCGTGACCGACTACTTTGCGAAGCAACCCGGGGTGGGCAGCGTCACCGTGGTCGACGGTTACAGCCTGCTCGACAATCAGACAATGAATAACGCATCGACATTCTTTGTCGGACTGAAGGATTTCGACGAGCGGTATGCATGGGCGAACATTCGCACGCAGAATGCGCGTGCGTTGCTGCTCGGCGCTTACCGGGCGCTGTCGCGCATCAAGGAAGGTATCGTCGTGCCGGTCAACCCGCCGTCGATTCCCGGGCTCGGCACGACGGGCGGCACCGAAATGTGGATTCAGAGCAAAGGCGACGGGACTACGGCGCAACTCGCGCAGGTCGTGCAGGATTTTGTCGCGAAGGCGAAGGCGCGTCCCGAACTGGCGGGCGTCACGTCGACCTTCAACGCCTCATCGCAGCAGTTGCGTGTCGATGTGGATCGCGACAGGGCGGCCACACTCGGCGTGCCGATCGACGAGGTGTACAGCACGATGCAGACCCTGTTCGGCTCGCTGTACGTTTCGCAGTTCAATCAGTCGAGCCGTCTGTGGCAGGTCATTCTCCAGGCAGAGCCCTCGTACCGGTTGAAGCCCGCGGATCTCGAGCAGGTATTCGTGCGCAGCACCACGGGCACGATGGTCCCGCTCAAATCGGTCGTGATGTATCGGTACGTGACCGGACCGTCCCTGATGACGCGCTTCAACGATTTCCCCGCCGTGCTGATCACCGCCAATGCAGCACCGGGCCACAGCTCCGGCGAGGTGATCGCCGTGCTGGAGGAGCTTGCGCGAACCATGCCCGCGGGATATGGCGTGGGGTGGAGCGGCGAAGCCTATGAGGCCCGCCAGTCAGGCAGCACGTCGGGCCTCGTTTTCGTGTTCGGTCTGGTGATGGTGTTCCTGATTCTGGCCGCGCAATACGAACGCTGGAGCTTGCCCGTCGGCGTTCTGATGGCGGTGCCGTTCGCTCTGTTCGGCGCTTTGCTGGCCATCCTGATAAGAGGCTTGAACAACGACGTCTATTTCCAGATCGGTCTCACCATGCTCGTCGCACTCGCGGCGAAAAACGCGATCCTCATTTTTGAGTTTGCAGTGCTGAATCGCGCCCAAGGCGCATCGGCGTTCGATGCCGCGGTGACCGCCGCCCGCGACCGGCTGCGGCCGATCGTCATGACGTCGTTCGCCTTCATTCTCGGCTGCGTTCCGCTTGCTATCGCGACCGGCGCGTCGCAAAACAGCCGGCATTCCATCGGCACCGGGGTGATCGGCGGCATGTTGGGGGCGACCGGCGTCGCCGTGTTCTTTATTCCAATGTTCTTCTTCCTGCTCGAATCGGTGAACGAGCGGCGCGCCGGCAAAAAGAACGCAGGCGCGATGCCGGAGAGGCAAGGTGAAGGGAGCCTGACCGATTCGCCCTCATTGGCTAACAGATCGACCGGTGTGGACCCCGGCACGAAGCGGGGTAATTGACATGCGTCCAGCCGGTTCAAATGTTTCCTGGGTATCGGCACTCGGGCTTTGCCTGTGTCTGAGCGGGTGCGTGATGGGCCCCGACTATGCGCGGCCGTCAATCGCCACGCCGGCCACCTTCCGCTTTTCGGATGGCGCGCAGGCGAAAATCGTCGATACGGCGTGGTGGGCGCAGTTCGGCGATCCAGTGCTGAACGAACTCATTGCCACGGCGCTCGCGCAGAACAAGGACCTGAAAATCGCAGCCGCCCGCGTCGACGAATTTCGCGGTCAATTCGTCACCACGCGCTCGCAACTGTTTCCGCAGATCAGCGCCGGTTTCAACGCCGGTCGCCAGCATGTCTCGCCGCTTGCGCAAGCCTCGTTGCCGGCGGGCCTTGGCTCGGCCTACAACTCGTTCAATGCCACGTTGCCCATCTCATGGGAGATCGACGTTTTCGGCCGTGTGCGGCGTCAGACCGAAGCCGCGCGCGCGGATCTGCTCGCTAGCGAGGAAGGTCAACGGGCCACCATGCTCACGCTGGTGGCGTCGGTTGCCACGTCCTACATCAATCTGCGCAGCCTGGATCGGCAACTCGAGATTGCAAAGGCAACCTCGGCGAGCCGCGAGAGTTCGGTGAAAGTGTTCGAACTGCGCTTCAACGGTGGGCAGATTTCGCAGGTCGAACTGGCCCAGAGTCAGTCGGAATACGAGGCGTCGCTGGCGGACATTCCCGCCATCGAGGCGCAGATCGGGCAACAGGAAGACGCGCTTTCGGTATTGCTCGGCCGCAACCCCGGTCCGATTCTTCGCGGCCGTACGCTCGATGAACTCCAGTCTCCCAACGTGCCGGCAGGCTTGCCATCCGCGCTGCTCGAGCGCCGTCCGGACGTGTTGCAGGCCGAGCAGAACCTGATTTCCGCCAACGCGTTGATCGGCGCCGCGCGCGCGCTTTATTTTCCGCAGATTTCGCTCACCGGGCTGCTGGGCTCGTCGAGTACGCAGTTGAGCAGGCTCTTTAGCGGGCCGGCGAACACGTGGGCGTTTGCAGGCGCACTGACCCAGCCGATTTTCTCCGCCGGCAGCATTGCCGGGCAGGTCGAGCAGGCCAACGCGCGTCAGCAACAGGCGCTGTATGCGTACCAGAAGGCTGTTCAGTCCGCATTCCAGGAGGTCAGCGACGCGCTTCTCGGCGTCGAGAAGTCACGTGAAAGGCTGAGCGCGCAATCTCGCCAGGTGGACGCGCTGAGTGCCTATGCAAGACTCGCGCGACAACGCTATGAAGGCGGTTACACCAGCTATATGGAAGTTCTCGATGCCGAGCGAAGTCTGTTCAGCGCGCAACTGGCTTATGCGCAGACCCGCAGCAATGAGTACACCTCCCTTGTTACCCTTTACAAGGCGCTTGGCGGCGGTTGGGGCGCTGACGCGCTTGCCGGATTGGAGCGGGACCGAGCGGCTCTACAAGGCGACACAAGATAGTCGTCGAGCGATTCGGGTTCGTGGCTAGCAGGTGGCGGGGTACAACGTGCAGACTGGCCGGGCAGGTCCGCGGTCAGACCACGAGCTAAGGCTTGCGCGCACGCGTACCCGCGCGGCCGCGCTGGTCGCGCGCGTGGTTGCCGACGTTCGATCAATCCGCTCCGCCCACATGCAAAGGGTGGCGCGCATGCTGCAAGGTGGACGCCGCGAGGCATTCCTCGATCATCGCGCGGAAGGTGGGCGCCGCGTGCGAAGCGCCGGTCGCGCCCGACTCGGGGCCGCCCTCCGGTGCGCCGCCCACGCCGAGCACGAGCGTCGCGCGAGGGCGCCATTCCCGCGTGCGTCGCAGCATATTGCGCAAGTACGGCGGCGATTCCGGCGCGTCGAGCGAGACGATGCAGATGATCGACGCATCCTTGAAACTCGGCTCGTCGGCGCGCGCGCTCCGGTAGCCCGAGTGCGTGGCCATCATCGGCGCGAGATTCTGGCGGCCGAGCAATTGCAC encodes:
- a CDS encoding efflux transporter outer membrane subunit, translating into MRPAGSNVSWVSALGLCLCLSGCVMGPDYARPSIATPATFRFSDGAQAKIVDTAWWAQFGDPVLNELIATALAQNKDLKIAAARVDEFRGQFVTTRSQLFPQISAGFNAGRQHVSPLAQASLPAGLGSAYNSFNATLPISWEIDVFGRVRRQTEAARADLLASEEGQRATMLTLVASVATSYINLRSLDRQLEIAKATSASRESSVKVFELRFNGGQISQVELAQSQSEYEASLADIPAIEAQIGQQEDALSVLLGRNPGPILRGRTLDELQSPNVPAGLPSALLERRPDVLQAEQNLISANALIGAARALYFPQISLTGLLGSSSTQLSRLFSGPANTWAFAGALTQPIFSAGSIAGQVEQANARQQQALYAYQKAVQSAFQEVSDALLGVEKSRERLSAQSRQVDALSAYARLARQRYEGGYTSYMEVLDAERSLFSAQLAYAQTRSNEYTSLVTLYKALGGGWGADALAGLERDRAALQGDTR
- a CDS encoding porin, which codes for MKKIITATAVSATFACAAHAQSSVTLYGIVDAGLTYVSNEVSKDSTVTSDGRVTNGKAMFGMTGGNIQPSRWGLRGVEDLGGGLKTVFNLESGFNIANGNQAVSNKLFNRQAYVGLSNDYGTVSFGRQYDSVVDYLAPLTAAGSWGGTYFAHPGDNDNANSSISVNNSVKFQSANYGGFSMSGLYGFSNNAGFADNRAYSVGAGYRNGGLQLGAAYLQYQGMDLNQSNGAVSGGTFAASAISGVQNQRTWGLGGSYAFGPVILGTVFTQSRFQDKFSDISVRYNNYEVNARYNLTPELGLGAAYTYTQALRAAPGTSDTNTGAAHWNQFGLQADYSLSRRTDVYAEAVTQLGANNGRGLNTVQINGTSAPSTASNQFLVTTGIRHRF
- a CDS encoding efflux RND transporter periplasmic adaptor subunit, with product MPVLLLRCLIRSLNAPKRLLGETRGRPALMLGLFALLTACGKPAAPEASQPVDVTVTTVAPRDTPVDFEFVAQTQSSRAVEIRARVDGFLDKRAYTEGEMVRQGQTLFLMDPKPFEAALQSAQGALAQQQARLGVAKANLARVVPLAAQNALSKKDLDDATGSEREAAAAVIAAKGQVEAARLNLGYTTIKSPLAGLSSYARQQEGSYVTPAQSGLLTYVYQMDPMWVEFSISENEMLRYRDQISKGQLRFPANDQFEITLLLADGSTFPARGRIDFANPVFSAQTGTFLVRAVFANEKGALRPGQFVRARVSGAVRPNAVLLPQRAVQQGVKSHFVWTVDKDNKPRQRVVEMGEWQGDDCFINDGLRAGDRVVVDGALRLSPNAAISITGNASSVEHRAKVMPPVAQQQSEQNSAR
- a CDS encoding multidrug efflux RND transporter permease subunit, which codes for MKLSHYCIDRPIFASVISIVIALGGLLAMFALPVAQYPDITPPQITITASYPGASADVVANNVAAPIEQQVNGADNMIYMTSSSSSTGSLTINAFFRNGTNPDLAQVDVQNRVNLALPQLPQSVQSQGVQVQKKSSAFMMVVAVYSPDNRFDSTYVANYANVYVLDALKRIPGANQASIFGTPDYAMRIWLRPDRMAQLGITATDVQNAVANQNQQFAVGRLGQAPTGLPVEQSFAVTTSGRLANPAEFDNIIIRASSNGAAIVRLKDVGRAELGQKDYSIRSRFQGKPATVIAIYQQPGANALDVSKQVRATLAEMKRSFPEGIDYNIAMDTTDFTRASIADVVKTFFEAVVLVVIVVFMFLQSFRATLIPVLAVPVSILGTFMGMAALGFSINMLTMFGMVLAIGIVVDDAIVVIENVERNMRKSGLSPNAAAKRAMDEVSGPVVTIVLVMCAVFVPVAFLGGITGQMYKQFAITIAISVVLSGVVALTLSPALAAVLLKPQAHAKHRFFRWFDIAFAQVTAGYGRAVSLTIRRFGVALLLFAGMLLLAVTMMRSIPHAFLPPEDQGYLLGAVIMPDSASLDRTGRVSSRVTDYFAKQPGVGSVTVVDGYSLLDNQTMNNASTFFVGLKDFDERYAWANIRTQNARALLLGAYRALSRIKEGIVVPVNPPSIPGLGTTGGTEMWIQSKGDGTTAQLAQVVQDFVAKAKARPELAGVTSTFNASSQQLRVDVDRDRAATLGVPIDEVYSTMQTLFGSLYVSQFNQSSRLWQVILQAEPSYRLKPADLEQVFVRSTTGTMVPLKSVVMYRYVTGPSLMTRFNDFPAVLITANAAPGHSSGEVIAVLEELARTMPAGYGVGWSGEAYEARQSGSTSGLVFVFGLVMVFLILAAQYERWSLPVGVLMAVPFALFGALLAILIRGLNNDVYFQIGLTMLVALAAKNAILIFEFAVLNRAQGASAFDAAVTAARDRLRPIVMTSFAFILGCVPLAIATGASQNSRHSIGTGVIGGMLGATGVAVFFIPMFFFLLESVNERRAGKKNAGAMPERQGEGSLTDSPSLANRSTGVDPGTKRGN